From one Trifolium pratense cultivar HEN17-A07 linkage group LG1, ARS_RC_1.1, whole genome shotgun sequence genomic stretch:
- the LOC123922371 gene encoding uncharacterized protein LOC123922371, giving the protein MSFICGLPLVECVYCLACTRWAWKRCLHSAGHDSETWGFSTIEEFEPVPRLCRYILSVYEDDLRNPLWEPPGGYGINPDMLLLRKTYKDTLGRAPPYILYLDHDHADIVLAIRGLNLAKESDYAVLLDNKLGKRKFDGGYVHNGLLKAAGWVMDSECEILRELVEKYPNYTLTFAGHSLGSGVAAMLSMVVVQHRDRLGNIERKRVRCYAIAPARCMSLNLAVRYADVINSVVLQDDFLPRTATPLEDIFKSLFCLPCLLCLRCMRDTCIPEERMLKDPRRLYAPGRLYHIVERKPFRCGRFPPVVRTAVPVDGRFEHIVLSCNATSDHAIIWIEKEAQRALNLMLEKDNTMEVPAKQIMERQETMTRHSQEYRAALQRAKTLDVPHAYAPPSEYGTFDEEGEESSRSEAESSVSSTTRSKAAESWDVLIERLFDKDEHGHMVFKR; this is encoded by the exons ATGTCATTTATCTGTGGCTTGCCTCTTGTTGAGTGTGTGTATTGTCTAGCTTGCACTCGTTGGGCATGGAAAAGATGTCTCCATTCGGCAGGCCATGACAGTGAAACTTGGGGCTTTTCTACAATAGAAGAATTTGAGCCAGTCCCACGTCTTTGTCGCTATATTTTATCTGTGTATGAAGATGATCTTCGCAACCCTCTTTGGGAACCTCCTGGTGGCTATGGAATCAACCCTGATATGTTATTACTTAGAAAAACATATAAAGATACACTTGGCCGGGCTCCGCCTTATATATTGTATCTTGATCATGATCATGCTGATATAGTTCTTGCTATAAGGGGACTAAATTTAGCAAAGGAGAGTGACTATGCTGTTCTGCTTGATAATAAATTGGGGAAGAGAAAGTTTGATGGAGGTTATGTTCACAATGGGTTGTTAAAGGCGGCTGGTTGGGTTATGGATTCTGAGTGTGAAATTTTGAGGGAATTGGTAGAGAAATATCCAAATTATACTCTTACTTTTGCTGGACATTCCCTTGGATCGGGAGTAGCTGCAATGTTGAGCATGGTGGTTGTGCAGCATCGAGATAGACTTGGAAATATTGAAAGGAAGAGAGTCAGGTGCTATGCTATCGCGCCTGCTAGGTGTATGTCACTTAATTTGGCTGTCAGATATGCGGATGTCATAAACTCCGTTGTGCTTCAG GACGACTTCTTACCAAGAACAGCCACTCCGTTGGAAGATATATTCAAGTCTCTTTTCTG TTTGCCATGCTTATTGTGCTTGAGGTGCATGAGGGATACATGCATACCAGAGGAGAGGATGCTGAAAGATCCAAGGAGACTTTATGCACCTGGTCGCCTTTATCACATTGTTGAGAGAAAGCCTTTCAG ATGTGGAAGGTTTCCTCCAGTTGTGAGAACAGCAGTGCCCGTAGATGGAAGGTTTGAGCATATAGTTCTTTCTTGCAATGCTACATCAGATCATGCCATTATTTGGATAGAGAAAGAAGCCCAAAGGGCTTTGAAT TTGATGCTTGAGAAAGATAATACCATGGAAGTACCTGCAAAGCAAATCATGGAGCGTCAAGAAACAATGACAAGACACAGCCAAGAATACAGAGCAGCATTACAAAGAGCAAAAACGTTAGACGTTCCACATGCTTATGCACCACCATCAGAATATGGAACTTTTGATGAGGAGGGAGAGGAGAGTTCAAGGTCAGAAGCCGAGTCTTCTGTTAGTTCAACTACAAGGAGTAAGGCGGCCGAAAGCTGGGATGTATTGATCGAGCGCCTTTTTGATAAGGATGAGCATGGTCACATGGTGTTCAAGAGATGA
- the LOC123913046 gene encoding probable polygalacturonase — MYYVIPLVVSTRIARTHTQVHVRAHTLSKEKIVPLTQNFGAVGDGKTLNTKAFNSAITKLSQYANDGGATLIVPPGKWLTGSFNLTSHFTFFLQKDAVILASQNEADWPQLPVLPSYGRGRDAPAGRYSSLIFGTHLTDVIITGNNLTIDGQGSVWWEKFKKGEMKLTRPYMIELMYSDQIQISNLNLINSPYWFVHPNLKSQFDQFPLIQQLCNY, encoded by the exons ATGTATTATGT AATTCCTCTTGTTGTGAGCACACGGattgcacgcacgcacacgcaAGTGCACGTACGTGCGCACACACTAAGTAAAGAGAAAATCGTGCCCCTAACACAAAATTTTGGCGCTGTTGGTGATGGAAAAACCCTTAACACAAAGGCATTTAACTCTGCAATAACCAAACTTAGCCAATATGCAAATGATGGTGGCGCAACGCTTATTGTTCCGCCAGGTAAATGGTTAACCGGAAGCTTCAATCTCACAAGCCATTTCACTTTTTTTCTCCAAAAGGATGCTGTCATTCTTGCATCTCAG AATGAAGCAGATTGGCCTCAACTTCCTGTTTTACCCTCTTATGGAAGAGGAAGAGATGCACCAGCCGGAAGATATAGTAGTCTCATTTTCGGAACTCATCTCACTGATGTTATAATTACCG GTAATAATTTGACAATTGATGGACAAGGATCTGTTTGGTGGGAGAAGTTCAAAAAGGGTGAAATGAAACTTACTAGACCATACATGATTGAACTCATGTACTCTGATCAAATCCAAATCTCAAATCTCAATTTGATCAATTCCCCTTATTGGTTTGTCCATCCAAATCTCAAATCTCAATTTGATCAATTCCCCTTAATACAACAACTTTGCAACTACTAA
- the LOC123903021 gene encoding 60S ribosomal protein L36-3-like, with protein sequence MAPKQPSTGLFVGLNKGHIVTKKELAPRPSDRKGKTSKRVIFVKNLIREVAGFAPYEKRITELLKVGKDKRALKVAKRKLGTHKRAKKKREEMSNVLRKMRAGGGAGDKKK encoded by the exons ATGGCTCCTAAACAACCAAGTACGGGTCTTTTCGTCGGATTGAACAAGGGTCATATTGTTACCAAGAAGGAATTGGCTCCTCGTCCCTCAGATCGCAAAGgg AAAACTAGCAAAAGAGTGATCTTTGTGAAGAATCTCATTAGAGAGGTTGCTGGTTTTGCACCTTACGAGAAGCGTATCACTGAGTTGCTCAAGGTTGGAAAAGACAAGAGGGCTTTGAAGGTCGCAAAGAGAAAGCTTGGAACACACAAGCGCGCCAAGAAGAAGAGAGAGGAGATGTCCAATGTTCTCAGGAAGATGAG GGCTGGTGGTGGTGCAGGAGACAAAAAGAAATAG
- the LOC123911112 gene encoding protein NLP6-like, which translates to MPESEEENQDFPPKTKTSLEEHVCAMDFDLDLETSWPLDHMSFISNPMSPFLFSTISDQPSSPLWNFTDGEDENHNKLAASAFSDCHKIFSCDSNSITEKPVEKDDNKTLLPPLLPPIEHLDRYCGIKEKMTQALRYFKELTEMNVLAQVWAPVRNGNRFVLTTSGQPFMLDPHSNGLNQYRTVSLMYKFSVDGENDGTLGLPGRVFQQKLPEWSPNVLYYSSKEYPRRDHAQHYNVRGTLALPVFEPSLPSCIGVLELIMTSPKINYAPEVEKICKALEAVNLRSSEILDHPFTQICNEGRQNALSEILEILTVVCETHNLPLAQTWVPCRHRSVLAHGGGFKKSCSSFDGSCMGQVCMSTTEVASYIIDAHLWGFREACVEHHLQHGQGVAGRAFLSQNMSFCSNITQFCKTDYPLVHYALMFGLTGCFAICLRSFYTGDDDYVLEFFLPPGITEFHEQKTLLGSILATLKEHFQSLKIAAGVELEENGSIEIIEATDEGIRLRTESIPIAQSIKSPFIPDASPNMEEVPQDDPSGIHGEDIGGSINPMSPLGNKNIKKPSERKRGKTEKSISLEVLQRYFAGSLKDAAKSLGVCPTTMKRICRQHGISRWPSRKINKVNRSLSKLKRVIESVQGAEGAFDLNSLSNNQLPIVSSFPEPSTPNKSNQQGSLNIKPSEPQMKENEFDASKVSETNIQAVMEDQLLGGRKHSLDKEVINDKGVSIREIGNDRKRTRTRSGSSEDSTNPASHGSCHGSPPNEISTVKDLFNPSNNEQCIVLRGSPESRVQPTNAFNSPTAHCLPDNVLAELQEPFGGMLIEDAGSSKDLRNLCPSVAEAILEDMAPEACGTNLPGSYMAPPKQCMDTINNNNSVMPFAVRKEMKTVTIKATYREDIIRFRVSLNCGIVELKEEVSKRLKLEVGTFDIKYMDDDNEWVLIACDADLQECMFVSRSSGGSNIIRVLVHDITSNLGSSCESSGE; encoded by the exons ATGCCAGAATCTGAGGAAGAAAATCAAGACTTTCCTCCCAAGACAAAAACATCCTTAGAGGAACATGTTTGTGCTATGGATTTTGATCTTGATTTAGAAACTTCATGGCCTTTGGATCACATGTCCTTTATCTCAAATCCCATGTCACCTTTTCTGTTTTCCACTATCTCTGATCAACCTTCATCTCCTTTATGGAATTTTACTGATGGAGAAGATGAAAATCATAACAAGCTTGCAGCTTCAGCTTTCTCTGATTGCCACAAAATCTTCTCTT GTGATTCAAATTCAATAACTGAGAAGCCGGTGGAGAAAGATGACAACAAAACACTTTTGCCACCCCTTTTGCCACCAATAGAACATTTGGATAGATATTGTGGAATCAAGGAAAAGATGACACAAGCGCTTCGCTACTTCAAAGAATTGACTGAAATGAATGTTCTGGCTCAGGTTTGGGCACCTGTGAGGAATGGTAATCGGTTTGTACTTACAACTTCAGGCCAGCCTTTTATGCTAGATCCGCATAGTAACGGACTCAATCAGTATAGAACGGTCTCCCTGATGTATAAGTTTTCTGTGGATGGAGAGAATGATGGAACTCTTGGACTTCCTGGTCGAGTTTTTCAGCAGAAACTCCCAGAATGGTCTCCTAATGTTTTGTACTATTCTAGTAAAGAGTATCCCCGCCGAGATCATGCTCAACATTACAACGTTCGGGGAACCTTGGCTTTGCCTGTATTTGAACCGTCGTTGCCGTCATGTATCGGTGTGCTAGAGTTGATAATGACTTCGCCAAAGATTAACTATGCTCCCGAGGTTGAAAAAATCTGCAAAGCACTTGAG GCAGTAAATTTGAGGAGTTCAGAAATTTTGGATCATCCATTCACTCAG ATTTGCAATGAAGGGCGTCAGAATGCATTATCCGAGATCTTGGAGATATTGACAGTGGTGTGTGAAACTCATAATTTACCTCTAGCCCAAACATGGGTTCCATGTAGGCATAGGAGTGTTTTGGCTCATGGTGGTGGTTTCAAGAAAAGTTGTTCGAGTTTTGATGGTAGTTGCATGGGGCAAGTTTGCATGTCAACAACCGAGGTAGCATCCTACATCATAGATGCTCATTTATGGGGTTTCAGGGAGGCCTGTGTCGAGCATCACTTACAACATGGTCAAGGTGTTGCGGGGAGGGCTTTTTTGTCTCAAAACATGAGCTTCTGCTCTAACATTACACAATTCTGCAAAACAGATTACCCTTTGGTTCATTATGCTCTCATGTTTGGGTTAACAGGCTGTTTTGCGATCTGTTTGCGGAGTTTTTATACAGGAGATGATGATTATGTGTTAGAGTTTTTTCTGCCTCCTGGGATCACAGAATTTCATGAACAGAAGACGCTCTTGGGATCCATATTGGCAACATTGAAAGAACATTTTCAGAGTCTTAAGATTGCTGCTGGCGTTGAACTTGAGGAAAATGGTTCAATTGAAATTATTGAAGCAACAGATGAAGGCATTCGTCTTAGAACTGAATCTATTCCAATTGCTCAATCTATTAAATCACCATTTATACCTGATGCCTCACCAAATATGGAGGAGGTACCACAGGATGATCCATCAGGGATTCATGGTGAAGACATAGGTGGAAGCATCAATCCAATGTCCCCATTaggaaacaaaaacataaagaaaCCCTCAGAGAGGAAACGTGGAAAAACGGAGAAATCAATTAGTCTTGAAGTTCTACAACGGTATTTCGCCGGGAGTCTTAAAGATGCTGCAAAAAGCCTCGGCG TTTGCCCTACTACAATGAAGCGCATATGCAGGCAGCATGGGATATCCCGTTGGCCATCTCGAAAGATCAACAAGGTTAACCGTTCCCTGTCCAAGCTCAAGCGTGTTATTGAATCTGTCCAAGGTGCTGAAGGAGCGTTTGATTTGAATTCCCTCAGTAATAATCAACTTCCAATTGTTAGTTCTTTTCCTGAGCCTTCTACTCCGAATAAGTCCAACCAGCAAGGCTCATTAAACATCAAGCCATCAGAGCCTCAGATGAAAGAGAATGAGTTTGACGCCTCTAAAGTATCAGAAACAAACATACAAGCTGTAATGGAAGATCAATTACTAGGAGGAAGGAAACATAGTCTTGATAAAGAAGTGATTAATGATAAAGGTGTGTCTATTCGGGAAATTGGGAACGACCGAAAAAGGACTAGAACTAGGAGTGGCTCGAGCGAAGATAGCACAAATCCTGCTTCTCATGGTTCATGCCATGGTAGTCCACCAAATGAAATTTCAACTGTAAAAGATCTATTCAATCCATCCAACAATGAGCAATGTATTGTGTTGAGGGGATCACCAGAGTCGAGAGTGCAGCCAACTAATGCATTCAACTCTCCAACTGCTCACTGTTTGCCTGACAACGTGCTAGCAGAACTTCAAGAGCCATTCGGAGGAATGCTAATAGAGGACGCTGGAAGTTCGAAAGACTTGAGAAATTTGTGTCCTTCGGTAGCTGAGGCCATTTTGGAGGATATGGCTCCAGAAGCTTGTGGAACTAATCTTCCAGGTTCATATATGGCTCCTCCTAAACAATGCATGgatactattaataataataattcagtGATGCCTTTCGCAGttagaaaagaaatgaaaaccGTGACTATTAAGGCAACATATAGAGAAGATATCATAAGATTTAGGGTCTCTTTGAACTGTGGCATTGTGgaattgaaagaagaagttTCCAAAAGATTGAAACTAGAGGTTGGTACATTTGATATCAAGTACATGGATGATGATAATGAATGGGTTTTGATAGCATGTGATGCAGATCTTCAGGAGTGCATGTTTGTTTCAAGATCATCCGGAGGAAGCAACATAATCCGGGTTTTGGTGCATGACATAACGTCGAATCTTGGAAGCTCTTGTGAGAGCTCAGGGGAGTGA
- the LOC123923090 gene encoding signal peptide peptidase-like 1: protein MESLSRLLYLLEPAPFTLIVTAVAVTFGSAFRALNYGKEMERNRDMSEASITLDRSQALMIPVMSSFSLLLMFYLFKSLSQFLTAFTAIAAASSLFFCLSPYAAYLKTHFGLADPFVSRCCSKSFTRIQGILLFTCSFIVVAWLISGHWILNNLLGISICIAFVSHVRLPNIKICAMLLLCLFVYDIFWVFYSERIFGKNVMVSVATKQATNPMHTVASSLSLPGLQLITKKLELPVKIVFPRNLLGGVVPGQSASDFMMLGLGDMAIPGMFLALVLCFDYRKSRDTINLTELHSSKGQKYIWYALPGYAIGLITALAAGVLTQSPQPALLYLVPSTLGPVIVISWMKNELLELWEGNIPNFNDKDREVEV from the exons ATGGAATCCCTTTCGAGACTTCTGTATTTGCTAGAGCCTGCGCCCTTCACACTAATCGTCACAGCTGTAGCTGTGACATTTGGATCAGCTTTTCGAGCTCTAAATTATGGGAAAGAAATGGAGCGTAATCGGGATATGTCAGAAGCATCGATTACATTGGATAGGTCCCAAGCATTGATGATTCCAGTTATGAGCTCTTTTAGTTTGCTTCTGATGTTCTACTTGTTCAAATCTCTCTCGCAGTTTCTCACAGCATTCACTGCCATTGCTGCTGCATCGTCCCTTTTCTTCTGTCTGTCTCCTTATGCTGCTTATTTGAAGACGCATTTTGGTTTGGCTGATCCTTTTGTTTCACGCTGTTGCTCAAAATCTTTTACACGAATCCAAGGAATACTATTGTTTACATGCTCTTTTATAGTGGTTGCCTGGCTTATTTCTGGCCATTGGATACTGAACAATCTGTTAGGCATATCTATATGCATTGCATTTGTAAGCCATGTTCGTCTTCCAAACATCAAGATTTGTGCAATGCTCCTCCTTTGTCTATTTGTATATGACATTTTCTGGGTTTTCTACTCTGAAAGAATTTTCGGGAAAAATGTCATGGTATCAGTGGCAACAAAGCAAGCAACAAATCCTATGCACACAGTTGCTAGTAGTTTAAGTCTTCCTGGGTTGCAACTAATAACAAAGAAATTGGAGTTACCTGTAAAGATTGTCTTTCCAAGAAATTTGTTGGGCGGTGTTGTTCCAGGACAGAGTGCATCGGACTTCATGATGCTAGGTTTAGGGGACATG GCTATCCCAGGCATGTTCCTGGCTTTGGTCCTCTGCTTTGATTATCGCAAGAGCAGGGATACAATAAATCTCACTGAGTTACATTCTTCAAAGGGGCAAAAATACATATGGTATGCGCTGCCTGGATATGCCATTGGTCTGATAACTGCTTTGGCAGCTGGTGTCTTGACTCAATCACCTCAACCTGCACTCCTTTATCTG GTGCCTTCTACCTTGGGACCTGTAATTGTGATCTCTTGGATGAAAAATGAGTTACTTGAGTTGTGGGAAGGTAACATTCCAAATTTCAATGATAAGGACCGTGAAGTAGAAGTTTAG